The following proteins come from a genomic window of Megalops cyprinoides isolate fMegCyp1 chromosome 6, fMegCyp1.pri, whole genome shotgun sequence:
- the LOC118779726 gene encoding telomeric repeat-binding factor 2-interacting protein 1, with amino-acid sequence MASAVNGRSSPVSQVLFLSETGKPMHFYLRPGPAKAQLQPLIKAGGGVVTSVQMPKAILLADPEDLAAVPASTAHWYVSTQYIRDCVEKNQQLEVEDYRFSTDIPRVQTRASKRKLNGSGRLGYTAEEDAAILRFVSKRKHEVRGNRVWQQMEKQHVTSHSWQSMKDRYRKHLIHQPPAEDSRTEKSEEAKERSLNKDSPQPSPVKDTAQPLPEERLPQASPEERCAESPPERMHPQLLPEEIQPQPSPERTRPQGPPDRTQEQPSPEKTQPQEQTCLQVASETTSALPVVENVKPQTSSEMVQVLSLAREGNPLGEESAGTSNMPTVSNEEMVGTEHIEEEEDVLTSTPKRRKLGILERAMKEFEESEETDDDTPDIVIGSTASADPKALGNGTPVITSEQVIQPNNSGKEAHSEAQSESPNVQSGAPVDSIRTEDTGAEQRSVPSTSNVHMVLLDRELQEEDLSQATDPPFSQAQLEEAKQQLCDLMRKSKQGLVSVTKSLLRNSGDVPASLHYLLTGQNLEARRPLWDQRDDSLLLSADPSEHKLHEKYGEVAVAKRIAFLDIE; translated from the exons ATGGCGTCTGCTGTGAATGGCAGATCATCACCTGTGTCTCAGGTCTTATTCCTGAGTGAAACTGGAAAACCTATGCACTTCTACCTGCGGCCAGGTCCTGCCAAAGCCCAGCTTCAGCCCCTTATCAAGGCTGGTGGAGGTGTGGTGACCAGCGTTCAGATGCCCAAAGCCATTCTATTGGCTGACCCAGAGGATCTGGCTGCAGTCCCGGCCAGCACAGCGCACTGGTACGTCTCTACCCAGTACATACGTGACTGTGTGGAGAAGAACCAacagctggaggtggaggacTACCGATTCAGCACTGACATACCCAGAGTGCAGACTCGAGCTAGCAAGCGCAAGCTGAATGGGAGCGGGCGTCTGGGCTACACGGCAGAGGAGGACGCTGCCATCCTGCGTTTCGTCAGCAAGCGCAAACACGAGGTGCGCGGGAACCGCGTGTGGCAGCAGATGGAGAAGCAGCATGTCACCAGTCACAGCTGGCAGTCCATGAAGGACAGGTACCGCAAGCACCTGATTCACCAGCCCCCAGCAGAGGATAGCAGGACGGAAAAAAGTGAGGAGGCAAAAGAACGTTCCCTTAACAAAGACTCTCCTCAGCCCTCGCCAGTAAAGGACACTGCACAGCCCTTGCCTGAGGAAAGACTCCCACAGGCTTCTCCTGAGGAGAGGTGTGCAGAGTCCCCGCCGGAGAGAATGCACCCCCAACTCTTGCCCGAGGAAATACAGCCTCAGCCCTCTCCTGAGAGGACTCGCCCACAAGGCCCACCTGATAGAACCCAGGAACAACCCTCACCCGAGAAAACTCAACCACAAGAGCAAACCTGTTTACAAGTTGCGTCTGAAACGACCAGTGCGCTGCCTGTGGTTGAGAATGTAAAGCCCCAGACATCGTCTGAGATGGTTCAGGTGCTGTCTTTGGCCAGGGAAGGCAACCCGCTGGGAGAAGAATCTGCAGGAACCTCCAATATGCCCACAG tGAGCAATGAGGAGATGGTGGGCACGGAGCACatagaggaggaggaagatgtgCTGACTTCCACTCCAAAAAGGAGGAAACTGGGCATCCTGGAAAGAGCAATGAAGGAGTTTGAGGAATCAGAGGAG ACTGATGATGATACTCCAGACATAGTTATTGGAAGCACAGCCAGCGCTGATCCCAAAGCTTTGGGTAATGGGACACCGGTCATTACCTCGGAACAAGTGATTCAGCCAAACAACAGTGGCAAAGAAGCTCACTCTGAGGCACAGTCTGAGAGTCCAAATGTCCAGAGTGGCGCTCCTGTCGACAGCATAAGGACTGAGGACACTGGCGCAGAACAGAGGTCTGTCCCTTCAACCTCCAACGTCCACATGGTCCTCTTGGACCGGGAATTGCAGGAAGAGGACCTTTCCCAGGCTACGGACCCCCCTTTCTCTCAGGCTCAGTTGGAGGAAGcaaagcagcagctgtgtgaccTGATGAGAAAGTCCAAACAGGGCCTGGTTAGTGTTACCAAATCCCTCTTGAGGAACAGTGGTGATGTGCCAGCCTCCCTGCACTACTTGCTCACTGGACAGAATCTGGAGGCTCGGAGGCCCCTCTGGGATCAGCGTGACGACAGTCTCCTTCTATCAGCTGACCCCTCTGAGCACAAGCTCCATGAGAAATATGGAGAGGTGGCTGTGGCCAAGCGGATCGCTTTTCTTGACATTGAGTGA